From the Hyphomicrobium sp. ghe19 genome, one window contains:
- the bamE gene encoding outer membrane protein assembly factor BamE, translating into MKQHGHSSRRLTAILRSGLLASTVFLAACGSPTITKHGQQFRVTDLQAVQPGMSQDQVRTSLGTPATTAVVGDGRAYYYISSTDSQKSFFLPTETDRQVVAVYFNQGGTVDSIANYGLKDGKIFDFVSRKTPAPGGKDEGILKQLFRNLGKQQLFGGG; encoded by the coding sequence ATGAAACAGCACGGCCATTCAAGTAGGCGACTCACGGCGATCCTTCGCTCAGGCTTACTGGCGTCAACCGTCTTCCTGGCGGCGTGCGGCAGTCCGACGATCACCAAGCACGGCCAGCAGTTCCGGGTGACGGACTTGCAGGCCGTTCAGCCTGGAATGAGCCAGGACCAAGTGCGCACATCGCTTGGCACACCAGCGACCACGGCGGTCGTCGGCGACGGACGCGCCTACTACTATATATCGAGCACCGACAGTCAGAAGTCGTTTTTCCTTCCGACCGAGACCGACAGGCAGGTTGTGGCTGTCTATTTCAACCAAGGCGGCACCGTCGACAGTATTGCGAATTACGGCCTGAAAGACGGGAAGATCTTCGATTTCGTCAGCCGCAAAACTCCGGCCCCTGGCGGCAAAGACGAAGGCATCCTGAAGCAATTGTTCCGGAACCTCGGCAAGCAACAGCTCTTCGGCGGCGGCTAA
- a CDS encoding sodium-translocating pyrophosphatase produces MSNILWGIIACGALSILYAFVTSKAVMGADQGNARMQEIAAAVREGAQAYLNRQYRTIGIVGVVIFVLAWLLLGPLQAFGFLIGAVLSGLAGFIGMNVSVRANVRTAQAATVSLAKGLDIAFKAGAITGLLVAGLALLGVAVYYAFLTAGLGKEPGSRDVVDALVALGFGASLISIFARLGGGIFTKGADVGGDLVGKVEAGIPEDDPRNPATIADNVGDNVGDCAGMAADLFETYAVTVVATMVLAAIFFAGQQNLAALMLYPLAICAACIVTSIVGTYFVKLGTNGSIMGALYRGVIASAVLSIAGLWAATEYVLGGFGDVGTAAGQTISGWNLFLCGLVGLGLTGLIVWITEYYTGIGYRPVRSISQASVTGHGTNVIQGLAVSLEACALPTLAIVAAIIATYKLGGLFGTAIATTTMLGLAGMIVALDAFGPVTDNAGGIAEMAGLPKEVRRSTDALDAVGNTTKAVTKGYAIGSAGLGALVLFAAYNYDLQHFISEANAPGATGYQFFKDVQVNFGLENPYVVAGLLLGGLIPFLFGGLAMTAVGRAAGAIVEEVRRQFKANPGIMKGTSKPDYARAVDLLTRAAIKEMIVPSLLPVLSPIVLFIVINAIAGKGAAFSAVGAMLLGVIVTGIFVAISMTSGGGAWDNAKKSFEDGFVDKDGVKHMKGSEAHKASVTGDTVGDPYKDTAGPAVNPAIKITNIVALLLLAVLAHW; encoded by the coding sequence ATGAGCAATATACTTTGGGGGATCATCGCCTGCGGGGCGCTATCGATCCTCTACGCATTCGTAACGTCCAAAGCTGTGATGGGCGCCGACCAGGGCAATGCCCGGATGCAGGAAATCGCTGCAGCCGTGCGCGAAGGTGCGCAAGCCTATCTCAACAGACAGTATCGAACGATTGGCATCGTCGGCGTGGTCATCTTCGTATTGGCATGGCTGCTTCTGGGGCCGCTTCAGGCATTTGGATTTTTGATTGGCGCGGTCCTGTCGGGCCTTGCGGGTTTCATCGGCATGAACGTGTCGGTTCGGGCCAACGTTCGAACCGCTCAAGCGGCGACGGTTTCGCTCGCCAAGGGCCTCGACATCGCTTTCAAGGCCGGTGCGATCACCGGCCTTTTGGTTGCGGGCTTGGCGCTGCTCGGCGTCGCCGTGTACTACGCGTTCCTCACCGCCGGTCTCGGGAAGGAGCCGGGTAGCCGCGACGTGGTCGACGCGCTCGTTGCGCTGGGCTTCGGCGCATCGCTCATTTCGATCTTCGCCCGTCTCGGCGGCGGCATCTTTACAAAGGGTGCTGACGTCGGCGGCGATCTCGTCGGCAAGGTCGAGGCCGGAATTCCGGAAGACGACCCGCGCAATCCCGCAACCATTGCCGACAACGTCGGTGACAACGTGGGTGACTGCGCCGGCATGGCGGCGGATCTCTTCGAGACCTACGCCGTGACCGTCGTCGCCACGATGGTGTTGGCTGCGATCTTCTTTGCGGGCCAGCAGAATCTCGCGGCGCTGATGCTTTACCCGCTCGCTATTTGCGCGGCCTGCATCGTGACCTCGATCGTCGGCACCTACTTCGTGAAGCTCGGCACCAATGGCTCGATCATGGGTGCCCTCTATCGCGGTGTGATCGCCTCGGCAGTTTTGTCGATCGCCGGTCTCTGGGCAGCGACCGAATATGTGCTCGGTGGCTTTGGAGACGTGGGCACCGCAGCCGGTCAGACGATCTCTGGCTGGAACCTGTTCCTCTGCGGCCTCGTCGGCTTAGGTCTGACGGGCCTCATCGTCTGGATCACGGAATACTATACGGGCATCGGTTATCGCCCGGTTCGGTCGATCAGCCAGGCATCGGTCACGGGACATGGCACCAACGTCATCCAGGGCCTCGCGGTCTCACTCGAAGCCTGCGCGCTGCCGACGCTCGCAATCGTGGCCGCCATCATCGCGACCTACAAGCTCGGCGGCCTGTTCGGCACGGCGATCGCGACGACGACGATGCTCGGCCTCGCCGGCATGATCGTGGCTCTCGATGCTTTCGGGCCGGTGACGGACAACGCCGGCGGCATCGCCGAGATGGCCGGTCTGCCGAAGGAAGTGCGCCGTTCGACCGACGCGCTCGACGCCGTCGGCAACACCACGAAGGCCGTCACGAAAGGCTACGCGATCGGCTCGGCCGGTCTCGGCGCGCTCGTGCTCTTCGCCGCCTACAACTATGACCTGCAGCACTTCATCTCGGAGGCCAACGCCCCAGGCGCGACGGGCTATCAGTTCTTCAAGGACGTGCAGGTAAACTTCGGCCTCGAAAATCCCTACGTCGTCGCGGGTCTCCTGCTCGGCGGCCTCATTCCCTTCCTGTTCGGTGGTCTTGCCATGACGGCCGTCGGCCGCGCAGCGGGCGCGATCGTCGAAGAGGTACGCCGGCAGTTCAAGGCGAACCCCGGGATTATGAAGGGGACGTCGAAGCCCGACTATGCGCGCGCCGTTGACTTGCTGACGCGTGCAGCGATCAAGGAAATGATCGTGCCGTCGTTGCTGCCGGTGCTCTCGCCAATCGTGCTGTTCATCGTCATCAACGCGATTGCAGGCAAGGGCGCGGCGTTCTCCGCGGTCGGCGCCATGCTGCTCGGTGTCATCGTCACCGGCATCTTCGTCGCCATCTCGATGACGTCGGGCGGCGGAGCCTGGGACAACGCGAAGAAGAGCTTCGAAGACGGCTTCGTCGACAAGGACGGCGTCAAGCACATGAAGGGTTCGGAAGCCCATAAGGCGTCCGTGACCGGTGACACGGTCGGCGATCCCTACAAGGATACGGCCGGCCCCGCCGTCAACCCGGCGATCAAGATCACCAACATCGTGGCGCTGCTGTTGCTCGCCGTGCTCGCGCACTGGTAA
- a CDS encoding VrrB protein, which produces MRKLIISMSVLAGLIFAGTLPASANAAAGLTAMQVEKSAGLVTEARWHGGWGHGGWGHRRWHGGWGHRGWRHHRRWWGGGLYYGIGWPYYYGYYPRRHYYYDDYYYGRPYYRYGWGHRRWHHRGWGHRGWRHHGHRGWGHHRGWGHRGHGGHHRR; this is translated from the coding sequence ATGCGAAAGCTCATAATCTCGATGTCCGTTCTCGCCGGACTCATTTTCGCGGGAACACTCCCAGCTTCCGCTAACGCGGCGGCCGGTCTGACAGCAATGCAAGTGGAGAAATCTGCGGGCCTCGTGACTGAGGCCCGTTGGCATGGTGGATGGGGCCATGGTGGATGGGGTCACCGCCGCTGGCACGGCGGTTGGGGCCATCGCGGTTGGCGGCACCATCGCCGTTGGTGGGGCGGCGGGCTCTACTACGGCATCGGCTGGCCTTACTATTACGGCTACTATCCTCGACGTCACTACTACTACGATGACTACTATTACGGTCGTCCGTACTATCGCTATGGCTGGGGGCATCGCCGCTGGCACCATCGCGGCTGGGGTCATCGTGGCTGGCGCCATCATGGCCACCGGGGTTGGGGCCATCATCGCGGCTGGGGCCACCGTGGGCATGGAGGCCATCATCGCCGCTAA
- a CDS encoding DUF937 domain-containing protein: MTIEDSFRSAAGQELIGRVADTFSVDEQSARSAVHALSEELAARIQRAMLSRGGVADVVSLVTAPGASRALSNPDSLSSPDMTANGDQILDVLVGNKHVSRKIAARAASRSGIDAATVQKMLPIVATLLIGELQRQSAPAIAKVASRIPAFSGAGGSPLPMPGDTFPPAGRDDYSTPDDRPPIGAPARPAGVPGSPIDGGSPLPIPGDNIPGVGRRNRYPGPAPEPEDNPYSRLPDIVRRGGEQVPGPDGGSLENVIRSILGNLLGSNSGVVGTMIKLFLIRWIASIVRRVLSQVLVRR; the protein is encoded by the coding sequence GTGACCATCGAAGACAGCTTTCGTAGCGCGGCGGGCCAAGAACTCATTGGAAGGGTTGCCGACACATTCTCTGTCGACGAGCAAAGCGCCCGCAGTGCAGTCCATGCGCTCAGTGAGGAATTAGCAGCTCGCATCCAGCGCGCGATGCTCTCGCGCGGCGGTGTTGCGGACGTGGTCTCTCTCGTGACGGCGCCGGGAGCATCTCGTGCGCTATCAAATCCCGATAGCCTCTCCTCGCCCGATATGACTGCGAACGGCGATCAGATCCTCGATGTGCTGGTCGGCAACAAGCATGTGAGCCGCAAAATTGCGGCGCGAGCCGCATCCAGAAGCGGCATCGATGCTGCGACCGTTCAAAAGATGCTGCCCATCGTTGCGACTTTGTTGATCGGCGAACTGCAAAGACAATCGGCTCCGGCGATCGCCAAGGTCGCGAGCCGCATTCCAGCGTTTTCGGGCGCGGGCGGCAGTCCGTTGCCGATGCCGGGCGATACGTTTCCTCCTGCCGGACGAGACGATTATTCGACGCCCGATGATCGGCCGCCGATCGGCGCGCCGGCCCGTCCGGCCGGCGTTCCAGGAAGTCCCATCGACGGCGGCAGTCCTTTGCCCATCCCTGGCGACAACATCCCCGGCGTCGGACGCAGAAACCGCTATCCGGGGCCTGCGCCCGAGCCGGAAGACAATCCTTACAGCCGGCTTCCCGACATCGTCCGCCGAGGCGGTGAGCAGGTTCCGGGACCGGATGGCGGGTCACTGGAAAATGTCATCCGGTCGATCCTCGGAAATCTTCTCGGCTCGAACAGCGGCGTCGTCGGCACGATGATAAAGCTGTTCCTGATCCGCTGGATCGCTTCGATCGTGCGCCGGGTGCTGTCGCAAGTGCTGGTCCGCCGCTAA
- a CDS encoding RidA family protein, which translates to MTVTRYETSPVYSKVTEANGFVFTAGVIPADLSKDVEGQTAEVLTEIDRLLALAGTDKSKVVQATVWLNDIRHRDGMNKAWGVWLDGKGAPARACVEAKVIDPRMLVEISVVAVK; encoded by the coding sequence GTGACCGTCACCCGCTATGAAACATCACCCGTCTACTCGAAGGTCACGGAGGCAAACGGCTTCGTATTTACCGCAGGTGTTATCCCGGCAGACCTTTCCAAGGACGTCGAAGGCCAAACCGCCGAAGTGCTGACCGAGATCGACCGCCTGCTGGCGCTCGCCGGTACCGACAAGTCGAAAGTCGTCCAGGCAACCGTCTGGCTCAACGATATCCGCCATCGCGATGGAATGAACAAAGCATGGGGCGTTTGGCTCGATGGCAAGGGCGCACCCGCCCGCGCGTGCGTCGAAGCCAAGGTCATCGATCCGAGAATGCTCGTCGAGATCTCGGTCGTCGCCGTCAAGTAG
- a CDS encoding GDYXXLXY domain-containing protein: protein MITKRTLIWPLLGAVALAQSLALFDMVYARDRLLKTGREITLAVKPLDPRDIFRGDYVTLGYDINTLKKSSTETDPDFDGVSRGSTAYVTLKGAPGGDWTVTHVGSRYPSEVAPDEVVLKGRVKYVWNAGNDPEMTIQVRYGIENYFVPEGTGRALEDKVRSHKIEAVVAVAADGTAALKGLVVDGERHEDPPLL, encoded by the coding sequence ATGATCACCAAGCGGACATTGATCTGGCCGCTGCTTGGCGCAGTGGCATTGGCGCAGTCGCTAGCGCTCTTCGATATGGTCTACGCACGTGATCGGCTTCTGAAGACGGGACGCGAAATTACGCTCGCTGTGAAGCCGCTCGATCCGCGCGACATCTTCCGCGGCGATTACGTGACGCTCGGATACGACATCAATACGCTCAAGAAGTCATCGACCGAAACAGACCCGGATTTCGACGGCGTCTCACGAGGCTCGACAGCATATGTCACCCTGAAAGGGGCGCCCGGCGGCGACTGGACGGTGACGCACGTCGGCAGTCGATATCCATCTGAGGTTGCACCGGATGAGGTCGTTCTCAAGGGCCGCGTCAAGTATGTCTGGAATGCCGGCAACGACCCGGAAATGACCATTCAAGTTCGCTACGGCATTGAGAACTACTTCGTTCCGGAGGGCACCGGCCGCGCCCTGGAAGACAAGGTCCGCTCCCACAAGATCGAGGCGGTCGTAGCGGTTGCCGCCGACGGAACGGCCGCCCTCAAGGGCCTCGTCGTCGATGGTGAGCGGCACGAGGACCCACCGCTTCTTTGA
- a CDS encoding DUF2157 domain-containing protein, translating into MWSPYKRRIKRDLERWQSNGWVSAEGRAAIADDVDSSGREFGLAPALGILASILFGFAAISFVAAHWEDMPRLGRLLLLLACVWSGYGAAGWLTARDHPLLADAAVLFACGMFGASIMLISQMYNIGGNPSDGVLMWWVGTLLAGAVLRSNPALALAMILVCVWSFFETSERSDVHWPFLIGWALVTAAFIWQRWRPGLHLSALALSAFVVSLGYQLDGGHQHGLVAMIGILAAVAAIAAEKLRPDLDAAQGHIAAPIFAYALAVALAGLFALQFLEVPRLGNLIALATASLVLILGAIAYALSTGNRGALWIGYLGFSAEILTLYGVTIGTILGTSLFFLIAAIIVSLLAYAALQLARRSASGAGGLA; encoded by the coding sequence ATGTGGTCCCCCTATAAAAGACGTATCAAGCGCGACCTCGAGCGGTGGCAATCGAACGGCTGGGTCAGCGCGGAAGGGCGGGCGGCGATTGCAGACGACGTCGACAGCAGCGGACGCGAATTCGGTCTCGCTCCGGCGCTCGGAATTCTCGCGAGCATCCTGTTCGGGTTCGCCGCGATTTCATTCGTCGCGGCACACTGGGAAGACATGCCGCGATTGGGCCGCCTCTTGCTGCTGCTTGCCTGCGTTTGGTCAGGATATGGAGCGGCCGGTTGGTTGACAGCGCGCGATCACCCGCTGTTGGCCGACGCAGCGGTGCTGTTCGCTTGCGGAATGTTCGGCGCCAGCATCATGCTGATCAGCCAGATGTACAACATTGGCGGCAATCCGTCGGACGGCGTTCTGATGTGGTGGGTCGGGACGCTCCTTGCCGGAGCAGTGCTGCGGTCGAACCCGGCGCTCGCCTTGGCGATGATCCTCGTCTGCGTTTGGTCGTTCTTCGAAACATCGGAACGCAGCGATGTCCACTGGCCGTTTCTTATCGGCTGGGCGCTCGTCACAGCCGCCTTCATCTGGCAGCGCTGGCGCCCCGGCCTGCATCTCTCGGCCCTGGCATTGTCGGCGTTCGTGGTCTCGCTCGGGTATCAGTTGGACGGAGGGCACCAGCATGGTCTCGTCGCCATGATTGGAATCCTCGCCGCCGTCGCAGCAATTGCGGCGGAAAAGCTGCGGCCGGACCTTGATGCTGCTCAGGGGCATATCGCGGCTCCAATTTTCGCGTATGCGCTCGCCGTGGCCTTGGCCGGACTTTTCGCGCTGCAATTTTTAGAGGTCCCCCGGCTCGGCAATCTCATCGCCCTCGCCACGGCATCTCTCGTTCTGATCCTCGGAGCGATTGCTTACGCATTGTCGACGGGGAACCGGGGTGCGCTCTGGATTGGCTATTTGGGCTTCTCGGCCGAAATACTCACGCTCTACGGCGTTACGATCGGCACCATCCTCGGAACGTCTCTGTTCTTCTTGATCGCAGCGATCATCGTCTCGCTTCTCGCCTACGCGGCATTGCAATTGGCGCGTCGATCGGCGAGTGGAGCGGGAGGTCTCGCATGA
- a CDS encoding Nramp family divalent metal transporter: MDARTEIAAPSTETAEQAGGSWRKPISERSLSDVFRTVKVAGHASSWRRLAAFFGPGYLVAVGYMDPGNWATSIAGGSKFGYALLFVALLSNIMAIILQSLCARLAIGSGRDLAQACRDGYPQWASLPLWLLAELAIIATDVAEVIGTAIGLNLLFGIPLEIGVLLTALDVFVVLLLQRAGFRYLEAFIITMLIVIAICFGVQIALADPEWGAVIRGFAPTTELVRNPEMLYLALGIIGATVMPHNLYLHSAIVQTRAFGTSTNEKREALKFATIDSTIALCLALLVNTSILILAAATFYKSGNTEVVELGQAQSLLHPLLGSAIAPTLFGIALLCCGLNSTVTATLAGQTVMEGFLQIGLAPWLRRLITRSVALIPAAGVTLLYGEAETAKLLILSQVVLSLQLPFAIVPLVQFTASRKKLGDLVSPRWLTVVAAVVALTIIALNVKLTWDYFAG; this comes from the coding sequence ATGGACGCTCGTACGGAAATTGCTGCTCCTTCAACTGAGACTGCCGAGCAGGCTGGCGGAAGCTGGCGCAAGCCCATTTCGGAGCGTTCTCTGAGCGACGTTTTCCGCACCGTGAAGGTCGCGGGGCATGCGAGTTCATGGCGGCGTCTCGCTGCGTTTTTCGGTCCCGGATATCTGGTGGCTGTCGGCTATATGGACCCGGGCAACTGGGCGACGTCGATCGCGGGGGGATCGAAATTCGGCTACGCGCTGCTGTTCGTCGCGCTTCTCTCGAACATCATGGCGATCATCCTGCAATCGCTGTGCGCGCGCCTCGCCATCGGATCGGGGCGCGATCTCGCGCAGGCATGCCGTGACGGTTATCCTCAGTGGGCTTCCTTGCCATTATGGCTCCTCGCTGAACTTGCGATCATCGCGACCGACGTCGCCGAAGTGATCGGCACGGCTATCGGCCTCAATCTTCTTTTCGGCATCCCGCTCGAGATCGGCGTTTTGCTGACCGCGCTCGACGTGTTCGTCGTTCTGCTTTTGCAGCGGGCGGGCTTCAGGTACCTCGAAGCCTTCATCATCACGATGCTCATCGTCATCGCGATTTGCTTCGGCGTTCAGATCGCGCTTGCGGACCCGGAATGGGGCGCCGTCATTCGTGGCTTCGCGCCGACGACGGAGCTCGTGCGAAATCCCGAAATGCTCTATCTGGCGCTCGGGATCATCGGTGCGACCGTGATGCCCCATAATCTCTATCTGCATTCGGCAATCGTGCAGACGCGCGCGTTCGGCACATCGACCAACGAGAAGCGCGAGGCGCTGAAATTCGCGACGATCGACTCGACGATCGCGCTGTGCCTGGCGCTGCTCGTCAATACGTCGATCCTTATCCTCGCGGCCGCCACGTTCTACAAATCCGGAAACACCGAGGTCGTGGAACTCGGCCAAGCGCAATCGTTACTGCATCCGCTGCTCGGGTCGGCCATCGCGCCGACGCTTTTCGGCATCGCGCTCTTATGCTGCGGCTTGAACTCAACCGTTACGGCGACGCTCGCGGGCCAGACCGTTATGGAGGGCTTCCTGCAAATCGGGCTGGCGCCTTGGCTGCGGCGGCTCATTACGCGTTCCGTCGCACTCATACCGGCAGCGGGCGTGACCCTTCTCTATGGTGAAGCGGAAACGGCCAAGCTGTTGATCCTGTCGCAAGTGGTGCTGAGCTTGCAGCTTCCTTTCGCCATCGTGCCGCTCGTGCAGTTCACGGCGAGCCGCAAGAAGCTCGGCGATCTCGTGTCGCCCCGCTGGCTGACCGTCGTGGCAGCCGTCGTCGCGCTCACCATCATCGCGCTGAACGTGAAGTTGACGTGGGACTATTTCGCGGGTTAG
- the trmFO gene encoding methylenetetrahydrofolate--tRNA-(uracil(54)-C(5))-methyltransferase (FADH(2)-oxidizing) TrmFO yields MAKSSSVHVIGAGLAGSEAAHQIAASGTPVVLHEMRPVRSTEAHKTDGFAELVCSNSFRSDDWENNAVGLLHEELRRAGSLIMAAADEHKLPAGGALAVDRDAFSAEVTARISANPLITIVRGELDGLPPEDWSNVIVATGPLTSPALSGALATLTGEDSLAFFDAIAPVIHRDSIDTSIAWFQSRYDKAGPAGTGADYLNCPMSKDEYEAFVDALLAGEKTSFKEWEASTPYFDGCLPVEVMAERGRETLRFGPMKPVGLDDPRTGRWPYAVVQLRQDNALGTLWNMVGFQTKLKHAEQVRIFRMIPGLENAEFARLGGLHRNTYLNSPKLLDRSLRLKAMPRLRFAGQITGVEGYIESAAIGLLAGRFAAADAMGVVSDAPPATTALGALLDHITGGHLVSDDNDRGAARSFQPMNINYGLLPDLDANPTHDQNGKKLKGPERGREKKRAMSRRAIADLAGWLGETTPMKQSA; encoded by the coding sequence ATCGCTAAATCATCCTCCGTCCACGTCATTGGTGCAGGGCTCGCAGGCTCAGAAGCAGCACATCAGATCGCTGCTTCGGGTACGCCCGTCGTGCTGCACGAGATGCGGCCGGTGCGCTCGACGGAAGCGCACAAGACTGACGGATTTGCCGAACTCGTCTGTTCGAATTCGTTTCGTTCCGACGATTGGGAGAACAACGCCGTCGGTCTTCTCCATGAGGAACTTCGTCGCGCCGGGTCGCTCATCATGGCGGCTGCCGATGAGCACAAGTTGCCGGCGGGCGGCGCTCTCGCCGTCGATCGCGATGCGTTCTCGGCGGAAGTGACTGCGCGGATTTCGGCAAACCCGCTGATCACCATCGTGCGCGGCGAACTCGACGGCCTTCCGCCGGAAGATTGGAGCAACGTGATCGTTGCGACGGGACCGCTGACGTCTCCGGCATTGAGCGGTGCACTCGCGACGCTGACAGGCGAAGATTCCCTCGCATTCTTCGATGCGATTGCGCCCGTCATTCATCGCGATTCCATCGATACGTCGATCGCATGGTTTCAGTCGCGCTATGACAAAGCCGGGCCTGCCGGAACGGGCGCGGACTATCTCAACTGTCCGATGTCGAAAGACGAATACGAGGCGTTCGTCGATGCGCTTCTCGCCGGCGAGAAGACGTCCTTCAAGGAATGGGAAGCATCCACGCCCTATTTCGACGGCTGCCTTCCGGTCGAGGTGATGGCTGAGCGCGGCCGCGAAACGCTTCGGTTTGGGCCGATGAAGCCGGTTGGCCTCGATGATCCGCGCACGGGACGTTGGCCGTATGCGGTCGTTCAGCTTCGCCAGGACAACGCGCTCGGGACACTATGGAACATGGTCGGCTTCCAGACGAAGCTGAAGCATGCCGAACAGGTCCGCATTTTCCGGATGATCCCCGGTTTGGAGAACGCGGAATTCGCGCGCCTCGGCGGCCTCCATCGCAACACGTATCTCAATTCGCCGAAACTCTTGGATCGCTCGCTGCGGCTCAAGGCGATGCCGCGACTGCGCTTCGCGGGGCAGATTACGGGCGTCGAAGGCTATATCGAGAGCGCCGCCATCGGTTTGCTCGCCGGGCGTTTCGCCGCGGCGGATGCCATGGGAGTCGTGAGCGACGCGCCGCCTGCCACGACTGCGCTCGGCGCTCTGCTCGATCACATCACGGGCGGCCATCTCGTCAGCGACGACAACGATCGCGGCGCTGCCCGCTCATTCCAGCCGATGAACATCAACTACGGTCTGCTTCCGGATCTCGATGCCAATCCGACCCACGATCAGAATGGCAAGAAGCTCAAAGGCCCGGAGCGCGGCCGCGAAAAAAAGCGGGCGATGTCGCGTCGAGCAATAGCCGATCTCGCGGGTTGGCTCGGCGAGACCACGCCCATGAAGCAATCTGCTTGA
- a CDS encoding squalene/phytoene synthase family protein, with amino-acid sequence MSNSGTREIDYDAVRLAARASAPDRYYAALFAPVEARGDLIALAAFTGEIERISRQVSEAALGEIRVAWWRDAFLSRGESGRSGNPTLDAFAEVIRRRALSLGVIEDYLAAHAHALYGEPPADDAELGETLRIIDGTPFAFAGAILGLDLDKPIIDTAARASGLARIGIELPYALMRGRSLLPKARSPNPFAADEAEDWRPQTAWLASEGLSALAELRRHLRGKPATFTTPLLPLALVEPYFRALQNPRHEPARDILEIAPIARLWRIARAHWSGRV; translated from the coding sequence GTGAGCAACTCCGGCACGCGAGAGATCGATTACGATGCGGTACGGTTGGCGGCTCGCGCCTCGGCGCCGGATCGCTACTACGCCGCGCTCTTCGCCCCCGTGGAGGCTCGCGGCGATCTCATAGCGCTCGCGGCGTTTACTGGCGAAATCGAGAGGATATCGCGCCAAGTCAGCGAGGCGGCGCTCGGCGAAATCCGCGTTGCATGGTGGCGGGACGCATTTTTGAGCCGAGGCGAAAGCGGCCGCTCGGGCAATCCGACGCTCGATGCATTTGCAGAAGTCATCCGGCGCCGCGCGCTCTCGCTCGGCGTCATCGAAGATTATCTCGCAGCCCACGCACACGCTCTCTATGGCGAACCCCCGGCAGATGACGCGGAACTCGGCGAAACATTGCGTATCATCGATGGCACGCCGTTCGCTTTTGCAGGCGCTATCCTGGGTCTCGACTTGGACAAGCCCATCATCGACACCGCAGCCCGGGCATCGGGCCTCGCGCGCATCGGGATCGAGCTGCCATATGCTCTGATGCGGGGTCGCTCGCTGCTGCCGAAGGCGAGGTCTCCGAACCCGTTTGCGGCGGACGAAGCGGAAGATTGGCGCCCGCAAACGGCGTGGCTCGCGAGCGAAGGGCTCAGCGCTCTCGCCGAACTGCGGCGTCATCTCAGGGGTAAACCGGCAACGTTCACAACGCCTTTGTTGCCGCTTGCCCTCGTGGAGCCCTATTTTCGCGCTTTGCAGAACCCTCGGCACGAGCCGGCGCGCGACATATTGGAAATCGCGCCTATCGCTCGATTGTGGCGTATTGCACGCGCGCATTGGTCAGGTCGCGTCTGA
- a CDS encoding Mth938-like domain-containing protein: MTPEVARYPYETAITAYGNGGFRFAEMSHRGSVICLPSGVYAWGATNAEKLDVEDIDFLLSRLDPPITVLLGTGEKQLWPAPEVYSAFAKAGIGLEPMSTGAAARTYNILIAEKRTIAAALIAVP, translated from the coding sequence ATGACGCCCGAGGTCGCCCGCTATCCCTATGAAACGGCGATCACGGCCTACGGCAACGGCGGCTTCCGTTTCGCCGAGATGAGCCATCGCGGCTCGGTTATCTGTCTGCCGAGCGGCGTCTACGCATGGGGCGCGACCAACGCCGAAAAGCTCGATGTCGAGGACATCGACTTTCTTCTGAGCCGCCTCGATCCACCGATCACGGTTCTGCTTGGCACAGGCGAGAAGCAACTCTGGCCCGCGCCCGAAGTCTATTCCGCATTTGCGAAAGCCGGCATCGGCCTCGAACCGATGTCGACAGGAGCCGCGGCCCGCACGTACAACATCCTGATCGCAGAAAAGCGAACGATCGCAGCGGCGCTGATCGCGGTGCCGTGA